In Oscillospiraceae bacterium, the genomic window GCTACGACCTCCTCTACTGCAACGGTCAGCGGGCCGTCGGCCTTTGCCAGCAGGACCCCGGGCAGGGTGATGTGCTCCATCTCGCCGGGTGCCATCCGCTGGCGCTTGAACCGGGCCAGCTGCTTCTCCCCGCAGGTGATGGTGATCTGGCTGGGGCCGTAATTCTGCCGCACCCGGAACGAGATCTCCACACCCTTGTCCACGTCCGCCGGGCGCACCCGCTGGGGGACGGTATAGCCCACGCCATTGCCCGGGACAAGGTCCAACACGGCCGCGTCCGGGGTCTCACCGTGGAGCACATAGGCGGCGGCTGCGGCTCCGGCCCGGTCGCTCTCGCCGGAAACAAAGTCCACCAGATCGTGCACATGCACCACGTTGCCGCAGGCAAACACGCCGGGAATGCCGGTCTCCATATTCTCGTAGACCACGGCTCCCTTGGTGTGGGGGTCCATCGGGATGCCGGCCTGCCGGGTCAGCTCGTTTTCCGGGATCAGGCCCACACTGAGCAGGATGGTGTCCACGTCAAATTCCATCTCGGTGCCCGGAATGGGGCGGCGGTTCTCGTCCACCTTGGCCACAATGGCCTTTTCCACCCGGGTATCGCCCTGAATGTCCACGATGGTGTGGGACAGGTACAGCGGGATGTCAAAATCCTGCAGGCACTGCACAATGTTGCGGGTCAGGCCGCCGGAATAGGGCATGACCTCCACGCAGGCCAGCACCTTGGCCCCTTCCAGCGTCATCCGCCGGGCCATGATCAGGCCGATGTCGCCGCTGCCCAGAATGAGCACCCGTTTGCCTACCAGATAGCCCTCCATGTTGACATAGCGCTGGGCGGCACCGGCGGTGTAGATGCCGGCCGGGCGGGTGCCCGGGATGCCGATGGCCCCGCGGGTGCGCTCCCGGCAGCCCATGCAGAGGATGACGCTCTTTGCTTCGAGGATCTGGTAGCCCTTCTCCTTGCTGACACAGTGGATCTTTTTATCCGGCGTGACCTCCAGCACCATGGTGCCCAGCTCCACCCGGACGCCGGTGGAGCGCAGCATTTCAATGTAGCGCCCGGCGTACTCCGGGCCGGTGAGCTGCTCGCCGAAACGGTGCAGCCCGAAGCCGTTGTGGATGCACTGGTTCAGGATGCCGCCCAGCTCGTTGTCACGCTCCAAAATCAGAATATCGCGCAGGCCGTGCTGCCATGCGCTGTAGGCTGCGGCAAGGCCTGCAGGGCCGCCGCCGACGATGACCAGATCAATCATGGTTGGTTCCCTCCTGCTTGGTTTCGCACAGTAAGACGTTGCTGCCTGCCTTGTCCTGCAGGACGTCCAGCGGGTCGATGCCCCGCGTCCGGCTGATGAGCTCCAGCACCCGGGGCCCGCAGAAGCCGCCCTGACAGCGGCCCATCCCGGCGTTGCAGCGGCGCTTGACGCCGTCGATGGTGGTGGCCGGGATCTCGGTGTGCAGGGCGTCCAGGATCTCGCCCTCGGTGATGGTCTCGCAGCGGCAGATCACCCGGCCGTAGGCGGGGTCCCGGGCAATGAGCTTTGCCTTTTCTTCCGGCGGCAGCTCCTTGAACCGCACCCGGGTGCGGCCGTCCCGGTAATCCGTTTTGGCCGCAGGCAGATCCCCGTGGCCTTCCAGAATGCGGACCACCTCTTTGGCAACGGCCGGTGCGCTGGACAGGCCCGGCGATTTCATACCGGCCAGGTCGATGAAGCCGGGTGCACCTTCCGCCTCGCCGATGACGAAATCCCCGGTGTCCACATTGGCGCGGACGCCTGCAAAGTTGCGGATGGACTCGCCGAAGCGGATGTCCGGCACGCTGCGGCGTGCGGCCGCGCTGACAAAGGCCAGCCCGGCGGCGGTGCAGGCGGTGTCATCGCCCGCCACCGGCTCGGCATTGGGTCCAACGATCAGGTTGCCGTGAACGGTAGGTGCCACCAGCACGCCCTTGCCGTTTTCGTTGGGGCACTGGAAGATGACATGCTGCACCCGCGTGCCTTCCGATTTGTCCAGAAGGTAATATTCGCCGCGGGTGGGCTGGATGGTGAACCGGTGCGGAGCGGCCATGTCGTGCACGGCATCGGCCCGGATGCCGGCGGCGTTGACAACGTAGCGGGCCTCCACCACGCCGGACGGCGTGGTCAGCGCCCATCCGGACGCGGTTTTCTGAATGCCGGTGACCGGGCTGCTGAGGTGGAGTTCCACCCCGTTGCGCACCGCCACCTCCGCCATGGCCAGCGCATATTCCCATGGGCTGACGATGGCCGCGCTGGGTGCATACAGCGCTCCGGCCACCTCCGGCGAAAGACCGGGCTCCATGGCCCGTGTTTCCTCTGCCGACAGCAGCCGGATGCCCGGCACCCCGTTGGCAAGGCCGTTTTCGTACAGCTTCTGCAGATGCGGCAGCTCCGCCGGGCTGAGGGCCAGCACCAGACTGCCGCACTGCCGGTACGGCACATCCAGCCGGGCGCAGATCTCTTTGGCCAGTGCAACGCCCTCCACATTGAGCCGTGCCATCCGGGTGCCCGGCTCGGGGTCGTACCCAGCGTGCAGAATGGCACTGTTGGCCTTGGTGGTGCAGTCGGCCACATCGTTCTCGGCCTCAAAAATTGCAGTGTGCAGCGGATAATGCGAGAGCTCATAGGCGGCAGCCGCGCCAACGACACCGCAGCCGATGATTGCTACATCCAGCATAAAAACCTCCTGATCTTCTGCCTGTCACAGCATGCTCGTTTGCGTAGCGGGAACAAAAAAGAGCAGAGCAAACAAAAGGGAACAGGCTCCCTCTTGTTTGTTCTGCTCGCTTCTCTGAACAAACACTTGATGGCTTTATGATAATGCAGATTGCACAAGATGTCAAGCATTTGTGGAAAATAAATGCATCTTTCGTGTCGGAACGGTTCAGGACTTGCGCAGCAGGTCGGTAAACCAGGCACTGACCTGACGGTAGATCTCCGGGTCTGTGACCGACAGGTCGAACGGATAGGTCCCGTCCTCGGCCAGCACGGCACAGGCCGCCCGGACCTTCTGCATAGCCTGCGGATCAAAGGCCTTATCCCGCCGCCCGGAAAGGCAGTTCATCAGGACGTCATCCTTCCAGCTCAGCAAGAACTCAAATGCTTCTGTGTTGTTCATTCCAAAATTCCTCCTGTTCCATTGCCCGACATGGTTTCTGTTCCCATTGTAAGGGTTTCTTCCAGCGGATGTCAACCGTTTTTTCGTCGATTCTCCCATACAGAAATGCAGGAAGTCTCTGCAGAGCGTGCCGCACATCCGGGCTTCTTGTCTCTCCGCCCGAATATGCTATAATGAAAGCAGCCAATCTCCTCACGCCTTTTTCTCATGCCGATCAATGGGAGGTATTTTTTCGATGAACTATAAAACCGGAAGGGCCCTCGGGCAGGTTTTGTTTCTTCTGAGCATTTTCCTGCTGTGCATCGCCGTTTTCTTTTCTCTTCCAGAGATCCTCGTCCCGATCCTTGTGATCGCCGGCATCCTGGCGGCCCTGGCAGGCCTGATCGTCTATTTTCTGTTTTGGCGATGCCCTTTCTGCCACAAAAATCTTCCCACAAAATCAATGTACGACGTTGATTTTTGCCCGTGCTGTGGAAAAAGGCTCCCGTGAAAAGGCGCCTTTGCCGAAACCGGGAACGCTTTTCGCTCCTCATCTGCACCATCTTGGCCGCAAGCAGTTCCACAGCGTAAAACATCAGCGCACTGTCTCTGCGTCAAGAAAAGCCAAGGCATCACTGTACAAAAAGGTACGGATGGATTGGCTCTTCTCTTTTTCGACACCGTCGAGCTCTTTTATTCTAATTCTCGCATATCAAAATTTTTTCAGGAGGCCGCTGCCGTGACCGCAAAGCAAGTTCAAATCGGAGATAGACCCTGCCGCATTTACGGCACAGACTGTGCCGAATATCTTCTGCTTCAGATGACGGACGAGCATGAATTACAGAACATGGACAGCGAAGTTGAAGCCATTGCACAGGGTTCGGCGCATTCGTTTCTTTTCGCCGCTGTCTTGGTAAAAAGTTGGAACGATGAACTTTCCCCGTGGGAAGCTCCTGCGGTGTGGGGTAAAGAAAGTTTCGGCGGCAATGCAGCGGACACGCTGCGCTTTCTGACAGAACAGGCGATTCCCACCCTGAAAAAGCAGTTTGCACTGCCGGAAAATGTCCGGATCATTCTGAGCGGCTACTCACTGGCCGGACTGTTTGCTCTGTGGGCATCCACGCAGACAGCTCTGTTTTCCGGTGTTGCGGCCGCTTCGCCTTCTGTGTGGTTTCCGGGATGGATGGAGTTTGAGCAACAGCACCCCATTCAGGCACAGTGCATTTACCTGAGCCTTGGCGACCGGGAAGAGCACACGAAAAACACCGTCATGGCTACAGTAGGTGATAATATCCGCACCCTGCACAGCCGACTTGCAGAGCGTGGCGCAGACTGCATCCTTGAATGGAACAGCGGCGGGCATTTCAAAGATGCCGACCTGCGCACGGCAAAGGCGTTTGGATGGGTGATGGAGGATATGCGATGAATATTCTGATTGATGCCGATGGTTGTCCCGTGGTTGATCTGACTTTGCAGATTGCAAAGCAGTTCGACATCCCGGTCGTCATCCTGTGCGACACCTCGCACCAGATCGAGCGTGAGGGTGCGCAGACGCTGGTATTTGACAAGGGTGCTGACAGTGTGGACTTTGCGCTGGTCAACCGGGTCAAACCGGGGGATCTTGTCGTGACACAGGACTATGGGCTGGCAAGTATGTGCCTTGCCCGGTGTGCCAGAGTGCTGAACCAGAACGGCTTGGAGTACACTGCTGACAACATGGATGCCCTCATGCTGCGGCGGTACGAAAACAAAAAGCTCCTTCGTGCCGGGAAGCACCCCAAGGGGAGCCCAAAGCGGACAAAGGCGCAGGATGAAGCCTTTGCCTCCACCCTGACAAGCCTATTGGAAAGCGTCTGACTGGTAAAACCGCCCGGGTGCTCTCCCGGCAGCAAAAAAGCTCCCTGAAAGCCTTCGCTTCCAAGGAGCTTTTTCTGACAGCCAGAATCGCTTGTTTTGAGGTAGCCTTGCAATTCACCCGGTACGATCCCCGAGACCCAGTTCCTGAAGGAACTGCCGGAGGGCTTGCCTCTGAAAGGTGGTCCTATACATTTGATTCAGCTGTTTCGATAAAATAAAAAGTCACAATTCCGTGAGGAACTGTGACCTTGGCGGAGTAGCAGGGATTTGAACCCTGGCGCCCCTTGCAGGGCCTACGAGATTTCGAGTCTTTAAAATTGTTGGATGAAGCTGGTTCCTCGCGGCCGTCATTGGCAGCTGAGGGCATTTTTGTAACCCCAAAAAAGGCACGTCACATCGTAATTTGTAGGCAAAAATCAGCCGCTTTTTGCGAAATGACGTTAGAAAAAGCCTTTTTCACACGGGGCGTCAACGACTGCATTTCAGGTGTAGTTGTGTTAGATGTCCGTTAGAAATATGCAGTGCTGCCGTTGCTGTGCCAGCTCACAGCAGGCTTCCCTGTCTGAACGCAGCGTTCCCCGAAAGCCGGGAAATGCTGCGTTTTCTCTTGCCCGCTTTGGGCTGAAAGGGAAGCCGCCATGTCAACATTCCGCGTCAATAAAAACGTCAACTACACCGTTATGAGCAACCACCACCTGCAGGATAAGAGGCTGTCCCTGAAGGCCAAGGGACTGCTGTCCTATATGCTCTCCCTGCCGGACGATTGGGATTATAGCCTGAAGGGACTGACCGTTGGTTGCAAGGATGGTCTGGACAGTGTACGCACCGCTGTTCTGGAACTGGAAGAACACGGCTACGTCCGCCGTCAGAAAGTCCGCAATGCCAAAGGGCAGATCATCGACTACGATTATCAGGTCTATGAATCGCCTGTTGAGGACGCTCCTGCCGTTCCCGGCAAGGAAGGCGGGCCATCGAACCCGTCCGCAACCAAAAGCCCGAAAAGCCTCATGAAACCTTGTTCTTCACCATTTTTGGATTTTCCAAATTTGGCTGAGCCCAATTTGGAAAAGGCAACGCAACAAAATACTAATAAACAAAATACTAAAAGACAAAGCACTAATCTATCAGGGCCGACAGGCGAATCCGCAGATTTTGACCAGATGGAAGCACAGGTACGGGAGGAGTTTCGGGAACGTTTGGAGATCGACACTCTTGCCCAGCGGTACGACCCCGACAAGCTGGAGGAACTGCTGGACAACATTGTGGAGATGTACTGCTGTCCTCGGCAGACCCAGTATGTCGGCAAGCAGCCGCAGACCACTAAAGCCATCCGGCTGCGGCTGGACAAGCTGACCAGCCAACACGTTGAGTACATCTTCGATGTGATGTTCAACACCACCCAGCCCATCAAGAACATCATGGCCTATCTGCGCACCACCATCCTGAACGCCCCCACCACGATGGAGCACTACTATCAGGCGCAGGGCAACTGGCTGACCGCACAGAATCGGAAGAAGTAAGCGCTGTTTTCCACAAAGAACGCAACACCTGTTGAAAATGCAAAGGAGAATTTCCATGAAAAACACGAACGCTGTCCGCACCGAGATCCATTACGCACAGATCGGGGAGTATCAGCTGCCCCTGCTCATCCTGTCGCAGACCGATGATGCCGAACCGCTGGGCAAGTATAGTCGGATGCGGCTGGCCTATCTCAAAAATCAGCGCCCCGTGCTGTACAACCAAATGCTGCTGAACGGTACGCTCTGGCCACATTTGCAGGATGTCCAGAAAACGGCCTGCGAGTGGCTGGAACGCACGATGACCACTCTGTTAGACAAGTACCCCGCGCCGGACAAAGAGCGCGCACAGCTTCTCTGGGTGGCGCACATGAATGGGCTGAAAGCGCAGGCGGAAGAAGTGGTGGTGAGAGAGATCGTGTATGCAGAATGATTCCTGATGGCATCCAAACGGTATCAAAAGCCGATATTTTGGATTTTATTCTTGATTTTTGCGGAATATTTGCAAATTTTAAAATCAAAATTTGACTTTCTGCCCAGAATAGAGTACACTGAATTCAGAAAATCATCTGGGAGGAATCGCGATGCTGCTTCAATTTTCAGTCACCAACCACCGTTCCATCAAGGAAACATCCATTATCAGCCTGAAAGCATCCACGGACAAAAGTCTGGCTGACTGCCTGATTTCACCGGACGAGAAGAAACAGCTTGTGCCTGTGCTGGCGCTGTATGGCGCAAATGCGGCCGGAAAGAGCAATGTTCTCCATGCTCTTTTGCTCATGCGGGAAATGGTCTGCGGCCGATATGCCAAGCTGCTGAAGGGTGAACCGCTTCCGCAGGAACCGTTTGCTTTTACCAATCAGTCTACACAGCCGACCAGCTTTGAAGCCATCTATTTTTATGGCGGCATCAAGTATGCCTATGGGTTCTCGTTTGACAAGTCCAAAGTCCTGACCGAATATCTCTATCACTGGCCAAATGGCCGGGAAGCGTTGATTTTTTCCAGAGAGGGAAGCAGCTACCAATTTCGTGAAAACGTCCAAGAACAGCTTACACTTTCTGGACGAACCGCCGAAAATCGTCTGTACCTATCCAGTTCCAACGAGTGGAACTGCCCCCAGACCGAAAAAGCGTATCTGTGGTTCTTTGAAAAGCTGACAGGCTTTATGGGAACCGAATTGCGGCTGGATGCTACATTGTCTGCCATTCGGCAGGGCGGCTCTGAAAAGAGCCGTATCCTGCATGAAATGCTGTATGCAGACCTCGGTATCAAGGACATCCGCATTACAGGCTCCAAGGAAGAGCCTATCATTTCCGCACTGCACACCCTCGATGCCGAAGATGGCACTTCTAAGGGTTTCTGGCTCCCGTTGGGGCAGGAATCCGTTGGGACACAGCGTTTCTTCTCTCGCATCGGTATGTGGTTTGCCGCTTTGGAATCCGGGTCTGTTTTGGTAGTAGACGAGATCGAATCCAGTATGCACCCGCTGCTGACAAGGCATCTGATCGAGATGGTGCAGGATGCCGCTATCAATACAAACCATGCACAACTCATCTTCACCACGCATGATACCGGACTTCTCGACCTGACATTGCTGCGGCGCGATCAGATTTGGTTTGCAGAGAAGAACGAAAAGACCATGCAGACCGATATTTACGCCCTGACCGAGTTTTCTCCCCGGAAAGGTGAGAACATCTCCAAGGGCTATTTACAAGGCCGCTACGGTGCGATTCCATTCATTGGCTCCTCAGGCTAAAAATAAACTAAATCAAAATTTATACTTTAGGGTTTTAATTTAATTCATCGTTTGGAATTTTCAATGTTTATTGTTAAATTTGGGGAACAATTTAACATTTTGATTCCAAATTGAAAAGGTCATTTGAACTTTTCGTTTTTCACATTAAGTATAATTCTTCTTGTCTATCTGCCCAAACATGATATAATTAAGTATATAAGCCGTGTTGCCTGTATCGCTACTCTTGAATACAACCATTGTAAAAGCCTGATTTTGAAAGGAGCATCCGAAATGCCTAATTCAGGTTCTTCTTCAGATAACCATCCTGCAGCAGCTTTGCGACACTACCATGATGCGGTTGTTCTTCAAAGTGCCTCCTGCAGAGAAAATGCACTATGTCACTATGCATTTTCTGTTGAATGCGCCCAAAAAGCACTCCTCTGTTGGAGTACAGGGAAATCTATGGAAGACATTGCTGATGCTTCTAGATTGGTAGGACATGGAATTGATGATTCTTGGAAAAAGGTTCAGGATTATTTAAAAGCACAAGCATCTTTGAATTGTCGGCTCGCTTCAGCACTTTCTAATCTGACACTTCCTGCCGTACTATACGACCAGCATCCTAGTCGCCGTTATCAAAAGAATTTTTTGATTTCCGAGGAAGACCTTGAGAATTGCAAGTCATTTTCGCAAGAAATGGAACGCATTCTTATGTGTATGATTATCGACGGCCTTATTCAGGTATAAGGAGAAGTTTACATGACCACTTTTGATACCGCTTTTCACGATACAAAACGAGTTGTTTCTTCTTGGACAAATATTTCAAAATTTCAAGCCATTACTATTGTAAGAGATGTTAAAGGGCAAATCTCTCTTTATTTGGAGCCTACTTCTGGACAAACCTTAACCAAAGCAGATGTTGACACTTTAACAATCGACCTCCGTAGTATATTAGCAACTTCATTAGATCCTCTCTTCAGTGGACAAATCTATATCAAGACTGAAGCTGAAGAATGGCTAAAAGATTTATTTGTCTTGATTTGTTCGCTGCGCATTGCTGATGCCGCTAATGCAACACCGTTGCATTGGTTTACTATCGATCGTGGAATTGCAAAAAAGGCTTGGATCAACCAAGGCCAACATGAAAATCCTGTATGGGACTATAATGATACTCAACTTCCTGAAGCACCAGCACCTGGTGTTGTCACATTCTATTCTTATAAAGGTGGCATGGGACGGACAACTGCGTTGGTTGCAACAGCATTGGAGTTAATTCGCCAAGGTAAAAATGTACTAATGATTGATACTGATCTTGAGGCACCTGGGTTATCTACATTCTTTTTCGCAGAAGATGATCCAATCGGAGCAATCGAAAAGGGTACGGTGGACTATTTGTTGGAGAAACACATTGATTCATCTGTGTCTCCAGATATGACTAAGTACATCGTTTCATTGACAAGCCCCAACTACTGTCCTGAGGGAGCGGGTAATTTATATCTTGTATGCAGTGGGAAACTGGACGACGCTTTTTTACCAAAACTAGCGCGAATCGACAGTCAAGAACTTATTGAAGGCCGCTTGAAAAAAAATCTGGATCAATTATTGATAGACTGCCGTTCTGTCTTGGAAAGAAATGGTGGAGTAGACTATATTCTGATTGATTCTCGTGCGGGTTTTCATGATATGGCGGGTGTTGTCACGGCTCAAATTCCACATGGTGTGGTTCTTTTTGGAAAAGATAGTTTTCAATCGTGGTATGGCATTCGTCAAGCCGTTCATACAATTTCCGAAAGTCAGGCTGACAAACCAGCTATAATGCTTGTCGATAGTGGTTGTGGTAAGGATGAAATTGTATCAGCTGAAGAAAAAGAGAGTTTTTTGAGTCATTCTTATACAATTTTTACAGATTGTTATTACTCCAGCGGTGAAGAGCAACCTTCACTTTATGCAGAAAACGAAGCCCATTCGCCAATTTATGTTCCTTATTCATCCTTACTCGCTGGCGATATTCCTTTATACGATACGAATAGGGCAGAAATTCTTCAAGCAAAACTTGCAGAACCGCCCTATAAAGCAATCGCACAGAGATTAATAGGATGGTTTGGCAATCGTCCGGGTGAAGAGGGAGGTGTTTCAGACCATGGACAAGAGAGAACTTCTTAAAATTTTCAGTCAGCTAAACGATACAACTGAATATGAGGAAGAAGATATCCGCAGTTTTCTGCAAGTAAAGCAGTATAGGGAACTGCAAGATCCATCCAAAATCATAGTTGTCGGTGGACGTGGTGCGGGTAAAACTCGCGTTTTCAAGACGCTAGTCGGTGAAAATGGATTTCGTCATGTGATTGGTGACAACACCCCCTTCAACAGACCGAATTATCAGAATACTAAAATCCTAATTGGTTATTCTGTTGATACACCAACGTTACCTAGTCCTACTGTTCTGGATGGTCTTGGAACCGATGCAGAGATTTCGGCGTTCTGGGTAGGGGCAACCGTCCTAGAAATTCTAGCCTACTTCAAAGAGGATGAAACCATCCAGACTGCTGCCAAAATCCATTTTGATTCCGATGTGTATATTTTGATTCAGCAAGATGATATCCTAAAGTTTCCTCGCAAGTGGCTTCCGATTTATTTAAGTAATCCAGAGCCATGGGAAAGTTTTCTGGATGAAGTGGACAAAATTCTGCTAGACAGAGATAACTGGATTTTTATTGCATATGATCAGATTGATCGTATTAGCACAAATCTCAAAATATTATATGTTTATATCCAATCACTTGTTAGTTACTGGTTTTCCGTATCCAATCGCCGCCGTAGACTTAAATGTAAAATTTTTATCCGAACCGATTTACTAAATTCCGAGAGTATTCATTTTCCAGATGCTTCAAAAGTTTCTAGTCGGCGAATTGATCTGAGTTGGGATACTCTTACCCTTTACCGCTTACTAATTCGTAGACTCGCTAATACGCAGGATGAAGCAGCACCTCAAATGCTTGAATATATGGATAAAATTCCGGGACTTTTGGAAAAGCGAACGAACACCGGATATTTCCCGGTTGAAGACAAAGATATAGTTCGAAAATTCATTCAACAATTAATCGGTCCCTATATGGGAACCTCTCCCAAAAAAGGCGACAGTTATCTATGGGTTCCTAACCACTTACAAGATGCGAATGGCGACCTTTCCCCGCGTTCCTTCTTAAAATGTTATTCTTGCGCTGCGCAAACAATGTTAAGTCCAATCGGTGAAAAAA contains:
- a CDS encoding NAD(P)/FAD-dependent oxidoreductase; the encoded protein is MIDLVIVGGGPAGLAAAYSAWQHGLRDILILERDNELGGILNQCIHNGFGLHRFGEQLTGPEYAGRYIEMLRSTGVRVELGTMVLEVTPDKKIHCVSKEKGYQILEAKSVILCMGCRERTRGAIGIPGTRPAGIYTAGAAQRYVNMEGYLVGKRVLILGSGDIGLIMARRMTLEGAKVLACVEVMPYSGGLTRNIVQCLQDFDIPLYLSHTIVDIQGDTRVEKAIVAKVDENRRPIPGTEMEFDVDTILLSVGLIPENELTRQAGIPMDPHTKGAVVYENMETGIPGVFACGNVVHVHDLVDFVSGESDRAGAAAAAYVLHGETPDAAVLDLVPGNGVGYTVPQRVRPADVDKGVEISFRVRQNYGPSQITITCGEKQLARFKRQRMAPGEMEHITLPGVLLAKADGPLTVAVEEVVAK
- a CDS encoding NAD(P)/FAD-dependent oxidoreductase — encoded protein: MLDVAIIGCGVVGAAAAYELSHYPLHTAIFEAENDVADCTTKANSAILHAGYDPEPGTRMARLNVEGVALAKEICARLDVPYRQCGSLVLALSPAELPHLQKLYENGLANGVPGIRLLSAEETRAMEPGLSPEVAGALYAPSAAIVSPWEYALAMAEVAVRNGVELHLSSPVTGIQKTASGWALTTPSGVVEARYVVNAAGIRADAVHDMAAPHRFTIQPTRGEYYLLDKSEGTRVQHVIFQCPNENGKGVLVAPTVHGNLIVGPNAEPVAGDDTACTAAGLAFVSAAARRSVPDIRFGESIRNFAGVRANVDTGDFVIGEAEGAPGFIDLAGMKSPGLSSAPAVAKEVVRILEGHGDLPAAKTDYRDGRTRVRFKELPPEEKAKLIARDPAYGRVICRCETITEGEILDALHTEIPATTIDGVKRRCNAGMGRCQGGFCGPRVLELISRTRGIDPLDVLQDKAGSNVLLCETKQEGTNHD
- a CDS encoding alpha/beta hydrolase-fold protein, giving the protein MTAKQVQIGDRPCRIYGTDCAEYLLLQMTDEHELQNMDSEVEAIAQGSAHSFLFAAVLVKSWNDELSPWEAPAVWGKESFGGNAADTLRFLTEQAIPTLKKQFALPENVRIILSGYSLAGLFALWASTQTALFSGVAAASPSVWFPGWMEFEQQHPIQAQCIYLSLGDREEHTKNTVMATVGDNIRTLHSRLAERGADCILEWNSGGHFKDADLRTAKAFGWVMEDMR
- a CDS encoding DUF188 domain-containing protein; this encodes MNILIDADGCPVVDLTLQIAKQFDIPVVILCDTSHQIEREGAQTLVFDKGADSVDFALVNRVKPGDLVVTQDYGLASMCLARCARVLNQNGLEYTADNMDALMLRRYENKKLLRAGKHPKGSPKRTKAQDEAFASTLTSLLESV
- a CDS encoding helix-turn-helix domain-containing protein — protein: MSTFRVNKNVNYTVMSNHHLQDKRLSLKAKGLLSYMLSLPDDWDYSLKGLTVGCKDGLDSVRTAVLELEEHGYVRRQKVRNAKGQIIDYDYQVYESPVEDAPAVPGKEGGPSNPSATKSPKSLMKPCSSPFLDFPNLAEPNLEKATQQNTNKQNTKRQSTNLSGPTGESADFDQMEAQVREEFRERLEIDTLAQRYDPDKLEELLDNIVEMYCCPRQTQYVGKQPQTTKAIRLRLDKLTSQHVEYIFDVMFNTTQPIKNIMAYLRTTILNAPTTMEHYYQAQGNWLTAQNRKK
- a CDS encoding TnpV protein, whose protein sequence is MKNTNAVRTEIHYAQIGEYQLPLLILSQTDDAEPLGKYSRMRLAYLKNQRPVLYNQMLLNGTLWPHLQDVQKTACEWLERTMTTLLDKYPAPDKERAQLLWVAHMNGLKAQAEEVVVREIVYAE
- a CDS encoding ATP-binding protein — encoded protein: MLLQFSVTNHRSIKETSIISLKASTDKSLADCLISPDEKKQLVPVLALYGANAAGKSNVLHALLLMREMVCGRYAKLLKGEPLPQEPFAFTNQSTQPTSFEAIYFYGGIKYAYGFSFDKSKVLTEYLYHWPNGREALIFSREGSSYQFRENVQEQLTLSGRTAENRLYLSSSNEWNCPQTEKAYLWFFEKLTGFMGTELRLDATLSAIRQGGSEKSRILHEMLYADLGIKDIRITGSKEEPIISALHTLDAEDGTSKGFWLPLGQESVGTQRFFSRIGMWFAALESGSVLVVDEIESSMHPLLTRHLIEMVQDAAINTNHAQLIFTTHDTGLLDLTLLRRDQIWFAEKNEKTMQTDIYALTEFSPRKGENISKGYLQGRYGAIPFIGSSG
- a CDS encoding AAA family ATPase, encoding MTTFDTAFHDTKRVVSSWTNISKFQAITIVRDVKGQISLYLEPTSGQTLTKADVDTLTIDLRSILATSLDPLFSGQIYIKTEAEEWLKDLFVLICSLRIADAANATPLHWFTIDRGIAKKAWINQGQHENPVWDYNDTQLPEAPAPGVVTFYSYKGGMGRTTALVATALELIRQGKNVLMIDTDLEAPGLSTFFFAEDDPIGAIEKGTVDYLLEKHIDSSVSPDMTKYIVSLTSPNYCPEGAGNLYLVCSGKLDDAFLPKLARIDSQELIEGRLKKNLDQLLIDCRSVLERNGGVDYILIDSRAGFHDMAGVVTAQIPHGVVLFGKDSFQSWYGIRQAVHTISESQADKPAIMLVDSGCGKDEIVSAEEKESFLSHSYTIFTDCYYSSGEEQPSLYAENEAHSPIYVPYSSLLAGDIPLYDTNRAEILQAKLAEPPYKAIAQRLIGWFGNRPGEEGGVSDHGQERTS